The segment GTCCTGAAGGTCAAGGGCATCGCGTCGTTCCGGGTCCAGTCCGCGGCGGGCGAGCGGGCCGGTTTCGCGATCGACAACGTCAGCTACTTCCAGCCCGATGTGCTGGTCGGCCTCGGCGACTCGTACTCCTCGGGCGAGGCCAACCCGCCGTACGTCAAGGGCACCGAGCTCACGACCGGAAACGGCTGTCACCGCAGTGTGAACGCCTGGCCGGTACGGCTGGTGAAGGGCAACAAGGTCGTCAAGCGCTCCCAGCACTTCGCCTGCTCCGGGGCGCTGACCAGCGCCCTGAACGGCACGTTCAAGGGGGAGCAGCCCCAGCTCACCGCTCTCGGCAAGCTCCAGGGCGCGAACGAGCCCGGTGTGGTCACCCTCAGCATGGGCGGCAATGACCTCGGCTTCTCCACCGTGGTCGAAGCCTGCGTCAAGCCCTGGGGGAAGTGCCTCGGTGACGACGGTGAGGTGAAGAAGGCGGAGAACAGGCTTCCGGGGCTCTCCGCCAAGCTGAAGGGCCTCTACGAGTCGGTCCAGAAGAAGGCGCCCAACGCGACCGTGATCGTGGTCAGCTATCCGAGGCTCTTCCCCGAGACCGAGGCCGAGGAGGACTGCTCCTGGCTGAACGAGAAGGAGCGGGTCGCGCTCAACGCCCTCGGCGCCCAGGTGAACGACGCCATCGCGGCCCGGGCCCGTGAGGCCGGTGTGGAGTTCGTCGACGTCCGGAACTCGACCGACAACCACGAGATGTGCACGGAGAACGTGTCCTGGTTCTGGGGCATCGGCGCCCGTGGCGGACAGCAGCGGGCCCATCCGATCCTGGAGGGCCAGAAGGCCATCGAGGCCACCGTGCGGGCCCATCTGGACAAGCTGGCCGCTCCCACCAGCTGATCCGCGGCACCCCGCACCGCCACGGCGGTGACCGCACCGGTCAACGCACGGTGCCCCGGCCCGGCGGATTCGCCGGGCCGGGGCACCGTGCGCCACGGCTCACACCAGTTCGGGCTCCGGTGTCCGTTCGGGCTGCCGCACCGGCTCGGCGGTCCCCGCCGCCCAGCGCCGGGTGGTCCGGACATAGGCGTAGATCACGGAGAGCATCGCCAGGATGAGCAGCGGTCCGAACAGCCACGGATAGTCGGCCATCGGCATCGACAGGAAGCGGTACGAGACCAGGAGCGCGGCGAAGACCGCCGTACCGTACCCGACGAACAGGGTCGCCGACCGGTCCCAGCCGCGGTCGAAGCCGCGCAGTCCGGCCTCGATGGTGAGGGTGAACACCACACCGGCGATGAGGTCGAGGCCGTAGTGGTAGCCGAATCCGAGCGTTGCGGCGAGCGTCGAGATCAGCCAGAACGTACCGGCGTACCGCAGCAGCCGCGGGCTGTTGCGGGTGTGGATGAAGATCACGGTGGCCCAGGCGGTGTGCAGGCTGGGCATGCAGTTGCGCGGGGTGATCTCGTCGAAGGGCATCCACTGCGGGGTGGTGATCGACGGCTGGGCGTCCGGCCAGACACTGGCCAGGGCCCAGGATCCGCCGTCGGCGCCGAAGGCGTAGACCGGGCCGACCACCGGGAAGATCATGTAGATGGCCGGTCCGAGCAGACCGATCACCAGGAAGGTGCGCACCAGGTGGTGACCGGGGAAACGGCCCTCGGTCGCCACATTGCGGAGCTGGTACAGGGCGGCGACGACCGCGGCCACCGCGAGCTGGACATAGACCCAGTCGAGGAAGCCGGCGCCGACCGATCCGGTGGCCTCGACCATCCGGCCCACCACCCACGACGGGCTGCCCAGCGCCTGGTCGGCGACGACCAGATACTGGTCGAGCACCTCCGGGCGGGTCTTCGAAGTGATCAGCAGCCAGGCGTCACCGGTCTTGCGCCCGGTCACCAGCAGCAGGCCGAGGCCGACGCCCTTCAGCAGCAGGATCCGCTGCGGCCCGGTGCGGCGGACGAGGGCGAAGACCGCGACGCCCAGGATCACCCACAGGGCGCCGTTGCCGGACCCCTGCTCGGCATCGAGCGGCCACCGTACGAGGGCGAAGACGATGTCGATACCGGCCGCGGCGGCCAGCGCGATGAACCGCTGCCGCCAGGTGAGGACCACCATCATCAACGCCATGCTGGCGTAGAGCAGCGGTCCCGACGCGGGGGCGAGGACCGCCTCGCGCGCCTGGGTGGTGATCGGTCCCGGCGCGCCGAAGTTCCGCGCGGCGATCTCCAGCGCGACGAGGAAGCCGAGGGCCACCACGGCCGCCGCGGCCCACAGCATCGCCCGTGGCCGGCGCCACGGGCGGGACCCATTTCCGTCTTCGGTTCGCGAAGACGCCTGAGAGGTTATTCGTATCAATTCTCTAGCCGATTTGTTCGATTTTGACGGAACAGGTCACCTTTCGCGCCGAATGAGCACGTTTTCCTCTGGCGGACGGGTGAACAGGGCGACCTTTGCAAGGTCGATCATGTTATCGAATTACTGGAGTTCATTCCGCAGGTCAAGAGTGGTCCAGGACACCATCGGTTCCGCGCCCGGCGGCCCGGCCCGGAGAATCGCGGACCGGGCCCGCACCCGGGCCCTCCCGGCGGCCCGCGCCACCCGGGATCCGCCTTCCGCGGGGTGAGTGAGGTCACCGGGTCCGGGGCCGTGAGCAGACGTACCGTACGGGCGTCCGGCACTCCTGGGTAGAGGGCGTGGACCTCGCCGCCCGACGGCGGGTCCGGATCCCGCGGTCTATCGTTGTTTTGAGGGGGACACCACAAGGAGCCACCATGATCATTCTGGGACTGATCCTGTTGATCATCGGGCTGATCACGAGTCTGAACTTCCTCTGGACCATCGGGATCGTGCTCATAGCCATCGGCATCGTGCTCTGGGTGCTCGGCGCCCTGGGGCATGAGGTGGGCGGCCGCCGGCACTACTGGTAGCGACGACGACCCGGTTCGGCGACCCGGTGTCCGGCCGAGGAAACCGAGGAAAGGTGAGTGTCATGGCCAAGGACGAGAAAGCCCGGGCGAAGGCCCAGCAGCTCAAGGGCAAGGTCCGGAAGGAGACCGGTCGCGCGGTCGGCAACGAGCGGATGACCGCGAAAGGCCGTGCCGAACAGGCCGAGGGCGATGCCCGTCAGGCCAAGGAGAAGGCGAAGGACGTCTTCCGGGGCTGAACCCGGCCCCGGCCCGCCCCGACCTCCGGCGCCCTCGGCCCGGATCGGGAGCCGACCCCGGCCGTGACCGGATCGGTCCGCACCCGGACCCGATGGGGCCTGTCCCCACCGCGGGCGCACCGGCCAGGCTGGGGACATGACCCGAGCACTGATCGTCATCGACGTCCAGGAATCCTTCCGCGCCCGCCCGCTGTGGGCGACCATCTCCGACCCGAACATCACCGACCGGGTGAACCGGCTGGTCCGGCTCGCCCGGGCAGCCGGGGACCTGGTGGTGTGGGTGCTGCACTCCGAGCCCGGCAGCGGCGATGTCTTCGATCCGGCGAACGGCCACGTCCGGCTCATGGCGGAACTGCGGCGCGAGGACCACGAACCGCTGCTCCACAAGACCTCCCACAACGCGTTCACCACCACCAGCCTGCGGCAACTCCTCACCGTGCAGGGCGTCCACGAGCTCAGCGTCTGCGGCATCCGCACCGAACAGTGCGTCGAGACCACCGCACGCATCGCGAGCGACCTCGGCTACCGGGTGACCTTCGTGATCGACGCCACCGCGACCAACCCCGTCGCGCACCGTGACGCTCCCGCGGACCTGACCATCGAGGAGCTCCTCGCCGACCCCCGTACCCTGAGCGCCGACGAGGTCATCCGGCGGACCGAGTACGCCCTCGCCGGACGGTTCGCCACCATCGCCACCGTCGCCGAACTGGAGGAAGCGGCTGCACCGGGCATGATGACCGGATCGTGAGCCATATCGTCTTCCTCCTCGTGCCCGGACTCCATCTGCTG is part of the Streptomyces qinzhouensis genome and harbors:
- a CDS encoding SGNH/GDSL hydrolase family protein, translated to MKIRHGAAWLGSALLIAAAAVPAGAAGPADRARPAAETAAAPSTSPTAKAAVMPDRRAAAPPVTGGGPQTITFSEFPVGTVLAKQYHPRGIAFSGAGGGGAPFISNDTSNPSAPVLSGSPQFQGAVQGQFIKPGGKPRTVGQFGLTVGYIDDPNSVVVTAHDLQGKEIARKSVDRTGIVPVVLKVKGIASFRVQSAAGERAGFAIDNVSYFQPDVLVGLGDSYSSGEANPPYVKGTELTTGNGCHRSVNAWPVRLVKGNKVVKRSQHFACSGALTSALNGTFKGEQPQLTALGKLQGANEPGVVTLSMGGNDLGFSTVVEACVKPWGKCLGDDGEVKKAENRLPGLSAKLKGLYESVQKKAPNATVIVVSYPRLFPETEAEEDCSWLNEKERVALNALGAQVNDAIAARAREAGVEFVDVRNSTDNHEMCTENVSWFWGIGARGGQQRAHPILEGQKAIEATVRAHLDKLAAPTS
- a CDS encoding phosphatase PAP2 family protein, yielding MLWAAAAVVALGFLVALEIAARNFGAPGPITTQAREAVLAPASGPLLYASMALMMVVLTWRQRFIALAAAAGIDIVFALVRWPLDAEQGSGNGALWVILGVAVFALVRRTGPQRILLLKGVGLGLLLVTGRKTGDAWLLITSKTRPEVLDQYLVVADQALGSPSWVVGRMVEATGSVGAGFLDWVYVQLAVAAVVAALYQLRNVATEGRFPGHHLVRTFLVIGLLGPAIYMIFPVVGPVYAFGADGGSWALASVWPDAQPSITTPQWMPFDEITPRNCMPSLHTAWATVIFIHTRNSPRLLRYAGTFWLISTLAATLGFGYHYGLDLIAGVVFTLTIEAGLRGFDRGWDRSATLFVGYGTAVFAALLVSYRFLSMPMADYPWLFGPLLILAMLSVIYAYVRTTRRWAAGTAEPVRQPERTPEPELV
- a CDS encoding DUF6131 family protein, translated to MIILGLILLIIGLITSLNFLWTIGIVLIAIGIVLWVLGALGHEVGGRRHYW
- a CDS encoding CsbD family protein, translated to MAKDEKARAKAQQLKGKVRKETGRAVGNERMTAKGRAEQAEGDARQAKEKAKDVFRG
- a CDS encoding cysteine hydrolase family protein: MTRALIVIDVQESFRARPLWATISDPNITDRVNRLVRLARAAGDLVVWVLHSEPGSGDVFDPANGHVRLMAELRREDHEPLLHKTSHNAFTTTSLRQLLTVQGVHELSVCGIRTEQCVETTARIASDLGYRVTFVIDATATNPVAHRDAPADLTIEELLADPRTLSADEVIRRTEYALAGRFATIATVAELEEAAAPGMMTGS